In Pseudomonas sp. GCEP-101, one DNA window encodes the following:
- a CDS encoding AraC family transcriptional regulator: protein MRKKDIPPHPLENHGDERAASPVAAVALDFPDGHQVPAHSHHRAQLLYAVRGVLVVGSASGQWVVPDNRGLWIPAGVEHWTRMVGEVQVRTLYVEPGSAPHLPPDCCVLAVSPLLRELILAALSISGEVTPDSRDGRVLGLVLDELREDPMLPLHLPLPAHPRLRALCQAIQAQPGDSASLAQWAARLSVDSKTVQRWFFAETGLTFGQWRQQARLLAALEHLALGDSVLSVALDVGYSTPSAFSAMFSRQFGRPPSDFLRPRRP from the coding sequence ATGCGCAAAAAGGACATTCCGCCCCATCCGCTGGAGAACCACGGCGACGAACGGGCCGCCAGCCCGGTGGCGGCGGTCGCGCTGGACTTCCCCGACGGCCACCAGGTGCCCGCGCACAGCCACCACCGCGCGCAACTGCTCTACGCCGTGCGCGGCGTGCTGGTGGTGGGCAGCGCCAGCGGCCAGTGGGTGGTGCCGGACAACCGCGGCCTGTGGATACCCGCCGGCGTCGAGCACTGGACGCGCATGGTCGGGGAAGTGCAGGTGCGCACCCTGTATGTGGAGCCGGGCAGCGCCCCGCACCTGCCGCCGGACTGCTGCGTGCTGGCGGTGTCGCCGCTGCTGCGGGAGCTGATCCTCGCCGCGCTGTCGATCAGTGGCGAGGTTACGCCGGACTCCCGCGACGGCCGCGTGCTCGGCCTGGTGCTCGACGAGTTGCGCGAAGACCCCATGCTGCCGTTGCACCTGCCGCTGCCTGCCCATCCGCGCCTGCGCGCGCTGTGCCAGGCCATCCAGGCGCAGCCCGGCGACAGCGCGAGCCTCGCCCAGTGGGCCGCGCGGCTGAGCGTGGACAGCAAGACGGTGCAACGCTGGTTCTTCGCCGAAACCGGGCTGACCTTCGGCCAATGGCGGCAACAGGCGCGCCTGCTGGCCGCCCTGGAGCACCTGGCGCTGGGCGACAGCGTGCTGAGCGTGGCGCTGGACGTGGGCTACAGCACGCCCAGCGCCTTCAGCGCGATGTTCAGCCGCCAGTTCGGCCGGCCGCCCAGCGATTTCCTGCGGCCGCGTCGCCCCTGA
- a CDS encoding ATP-binding protein produces the protein MTELPLNALAAISEQLARIAGLLEHALPARPALALEEGAIAHLWEYRQGQPRLTPVIEPALIAFDDLRNVERQKALIEQNTRQFVSGRPANNVLLTGARGTGKSSLVKACLHAFHAEGLRLIEVDKEHLADLPQIIDLLRHRPERFILFCDDLSFEDGETGYKGLKTVLDGSVAGQSGNVLIYATSNRRHLLAERAEDNLSFQRSESGELHPGEAVEEKISLSERFGLWISFYAFSQEQYLEAVARWLEYHGLGGVQPEEWEQTAIRWATHRGSRSGRIAAQFARDYAGRQR, from the coding sequence ATGACCGAGCTTCCCCTGAACGCACTGGCCGCCATCTCCGAACAACTGGCGCGCATCGCCGGCCTGCTCGAACACGCCCTGCCGGCACGCCCCGCGCTGGCGCTGGAAGAAGGCGCCATCGCCCACCTGTGGGAGTACCGCCAGGGCCAGCCGCGCCTGACGCCGGTGATCGAGCCGGCGCTGATCGCCTTCGACGACCTGCGCAATGTCGAGCGGCAGAAGGCGCTGATCGAGCAGAACACCCGCCAGTTCGTCTCCGGCCGCCCGGCGAACAACGTCCTGCTGACCGGCGCCCGCGGCACCGGCAAGAGCTCGCTGGTGAAGGCCTGCCTGCACGCCTTCCATGCTGAAGGGTTGCGCCTGATCGAAGTGGACAAGGAGCACCTGGCCGACCTGCCGCAGATCATCGACCTGCTGCGCCATCGCCCGGAGCGCTTCATCCTGTTCTGCGACGACCTGTCCTTCGAGGACGGCGAGACCGGCTACAAGGGCCTGAAAACCGTACTGGATGGTTCGGTGGCGGGGCAGTCCGGCAACGTGCTGATCTATGCCACGTCCAACCGCCGCCACCTGCTGGCCGAGCGCGCCGAGGACAACCTGTCCTTCCAGCGCAGCGAGAGCGGCGAACTGCACCCCGGCGAGGCGGTGGAGGAGAAGATCTCGCTCTCCGAGCGCTTCGGCCTGTGGATATCCTTCTATGCCTTCAGCCAGGAGCAGTACCTGGAGGCGGTCGCCCGCTGGCTGGAATACCACGGCCTGGGCGGCGTGCAGCCGGAGGAGTGGGAGCAAACGGCGATCCGCTGGGCGACCCATCGCGGGTCGCGGTCCGGGCGGATCGCCGCGCAATTCGCCCGGGATTACGCCGGGCGGCAGCGCTAG